The proteins below come from a single Ochotona princeps isolate mOchPri1 chromosome 6, mOchPri1.hap1, whole genome shotgun sequence genomic window:
- the EMC4 gene encoding ER membrane protein complex subunit 4 isoform X2, with product MTAQGSLVANRGRRFKWAIELSGPGGGSRGRSDRGSGQGDNLYPVGYLDKQVPDTSVQETDRILVEKVQGIRQYHLHLPHHDGVYDGLATHSGTHGYFSHFQDARKFKPEISTGLGLSYREPDGFGIGSLQVPVYGITAYACIRLASLH from the exons ATGACGGCCCAAGGAAGCCTGGTGGCGAACCGAGGCCGGCGCTTCAAGTGGGCCATTGAGCTGAGCgggcctggaggaggcagcag GGGCCGCAGTGACCGGGGTAGTGGCCAGGGAGACAACCTGTACCCAGTCGGTTACTTGGACAAGCAAGTGCCGGATACCAGCGTGCAGGAGACAGACCGGATCCTGGTGGAGAAGGTACAGGGTATTAG GCAGTACCATCTCCATCTTCCCCACCATGATGGTGTGTATGATGGCCTGGCGACCCATTCAGGCACTCATGGCTATTTCAGCCA CTTTCAAGATGCTAGAAAGTTCAAGCCAGAAATTTCTACAGGGCTTGGTCTATCTTATCGGGAACCTGATGGGTTTGGCATTGGCAGTTTACAAGTGCCAGTCTATGGGATTACTGCCTACGCATGCATCAGATTGGCTAGCCTTCATTGA
- the EMC4 gene encoding ER membrane protein complex subunit 4 isoform X1, which produces MTAQGSLVANRGRRFKWAIELSGPGGGSRGRSDRGSGQGDNLYPVGYLDKQVPDTSVQETDRILVEKRCWDIALGPLKQIPMNLFIMYMAGSTISIFPTMMVCMMAWRPIQALMAISATFKMLESSSQKFLQGLVYLIGNLMGLALAVYKCQSMGLLPTHASDWLAFIEPPERMEFSGGGLLL; this is translated from the exons ATGACGGCCCAAGGAAGCCTGGTGGCGAACCGAGGCCGGCGCTTCAAGTGGGCCATTGAGCTGAGCgggcctggaggaggcagcag GGGCCGCAGTGACCGGGGTAGTGGCCAGGGAGACAACCTGTACCCAGTCGGTTACTTGGACAAGCAAGTGCCGGATACCAGCGTGCAGGAGACAGACCGGATCCTGGTGGAGAAG CGCTGCTGGGACATTGCTTTGGGTCCCCTGAAACAGATCCCCATGAACCTCTTCATCATGTACATGGCAGGCAGTACCATCTCCATCTTCCCCACCATGATGGTGTGTATGATGGCCTGGCGACCCATTCAGGCACTCATGGCTATTTCAGCCA CTTTCAAGATGCTAGAAAGTTCAAGCCAGAAATTTCTACAGGGCTTGGTCTATCTTATCGGGAACCTGATGGGTTTGGCATTGGCAGTTTACAAGTGCCAGTCTATGGGATTACTGCCTACGCATGCATCAGATTGGCTAGCCTTCATTGAACCCCCTGAG AGAATGGAGTTCAGTGGCGGAGGATTACTGTTATGA